One window from the genome of Nicotiana tomentosiformis chromosome 5, ASM39032v3, whole genome shotgun sequence encodes:
- the LOC138892568 gene encoding uncharacterized protein, whose protein sequence is MVGQVLESHKITFHEDELPPEGLSHNRALHIIVQFKDKFIARVLIDGGSNLNICPLTTLQRLGKGLHEIRMGSMNVKVFDRSQRATIGEINLDLQMGPTCFDVEFQVLDISATYNLLLGQPWIYAAGAVASTLHQAVKF, encoded by the coding sequence atggtcggacaggttctggagagtcacaaaatcactttccacgaagatgagttaccaccagaaggactgagCCACAACAGGGCGTTGCACATCATAGTGCAATTCAAGGATAAATTCATagccagggtcttgatagatggaggttcgaatctgaacatatgcccactgaccactctacagagattgggtaaaggcctgcatgagatacgaatgggaagcatgaatgtgaaggtgTTCGAtagatctcagagagccactatcggagAGATCAACCTCGATCTACAAATGGGTCCAACTTGttttgatgttgagttccaagtgctagatatatctgctacttacaatcTATTGTTGGGACAACCATGGATATATGCAGCCGGGGCAGTGGCTTCAACTCTGCACCAGGCTGTGAAGTTttag